From Candidatus Eremiobacteraceae bacterium, one genomic window encodes:
- a CDS encoding heme-copper oxidase subunit III — protein MATHALTVDDATYQEVRDQRLLGFLFFLISDVIIFSSFIYGYIYLRSTVMAWPPPGIEPAALYMAGVNSIVLFGSGATMHYAMEFFKHGDRRKFVGYMIATIILGLGFLGGQAFEYFNLLHAGTSWPSSIYGAAFFTLTGLHGFHVFIGVIFLITVLIQAQRGTYTQQRYFGLTAGALYWHFVDVIWVALFSLLYVWK, from the coding sequence ATGGCGACGCACGCGCTCACCGTCGACGACGCGACGTATCAAGAGGTACGGGACCAGCGGCTGCTGGGCTTCCTGTTCTTCCTCATCAGCGACGTCATCATATTCTCGTCGTTCATCTACGGCTACATCTACCTGCGAAGCACTGTCATGGCGTGGCCGCCGCCCGGCATCGAGCCGGCGGCGCTCTACATGGCGGGCGTCAACTCGATCGTCCTGTTCGGCAGCGGCGCGACGATGCATTACGCGATGGAGTTCTTCAAGCACGGCGACCGGCGCAAGTTCGTCGGCTACATGATCGCGACGATCATCCTCGGGCTCGGCTTCCTCGGCGGGCAGGCGTTCGAGTACTTCAACTTGCTGCACGCCGGCACGAGCTGGCCGTCGAGCATATACGGCGCGGCGTTCTTCACGCTGACCGGGCTCCACGGCTTCCACGTCTTCATCGGGGTCATCTTCCTTATCACCGTGCTGATCCAGGCGCAGCGGGGCACCTACACGCAGCAGCGGTATTTCGGTCTCACGGCCGGCGCGCTGTACTGGCACTTCGTCGACGTCATCTGGGTCGCGCTCTTCTCGCTCCTCTACGTGTGGAAGTAG